The genomic window GAGATAAAATGTAAAAAGGAAGATGAAACGTGTCTTTTATCCTGAAAGCTGGAGGGAAAGAGTATGACCTTCAGGACAAAACTTATGTAATGGGAATAATTAATGCAACACCAGACTCCTTTTCGGATGGCGGTCAATTTAATCAAGTAGAATCAGCTGTAAAGCATGCCCTTGCCTTGCAAGAGCAAGGAGCGGATATTTTAGATATCGGTGGAGAGTCAACGCGGCCTGGACATGCTCCGGTTAGTGAACAAGAGGAAATAGAAAGAGTGGTCCCGATAATTGAGGCTATAAAAGAAGAAGTGGACCTTCCCATTTCTATCGATACATTTAAGGCGAAGACAGCCGAGGAAGCCATTCGTGCTGGTGCTTCTTTGATTAATGATGTCTGGGGGGCCCGCCGAGAACCTGCTATTGCTAAAATCGCGGCGAAATACCGAGTTCCAATCATTTTAATGCATAATCGGACAAACCCATCCTATACGAATCTGATTGAGGACTTAATGGACGATTTAAAAGCTAGTATTACGATTGCACAGGATGCAGGTGTTCCGGATGAACATATTATAATAGATCCAGGAATTGGATTTGCGAAAACAGTGGAAGAAAATCTAGAGACCATGAGACACTTGGATCAATTTCATCAATTAGGCTATCCCCTTTTGCTAGGGACTTCAAGAAAATCCTTAATTGGTAAGTTGTTAGATTTCCC from Radiobacillus kanasensis includes these protein-coding regions:
- the folP gene encoding dihydropteroate synthase; the protein is MGIINATPDSFSDGGQFNQVESAVKHALALQEQGADILDIGGESTRPGHAPVSEQEEIERVVPIIEAIKEEVDLPISIDTFKAKTAEEAIRAGASLINDVWGARREPAIAKIAAKYRVPIILMHNRTNPSYTNLIEDLMDDLKASITIAQDAGVPDEHIIIDPGIGFAKTVEENLETMRHLDQFHQLGYPLLLGTSRKSLIGKLLDFPVGERDEATGATTCYGITKGVHMVRVHNVEMNVRMAKMMDAIIGKGGKRSG